The following proteins are encoded in a genomic region of Haloarcula marina:
- a CDS encoding DUF1931 domain-containing protein, with product MADLIVKAAVKEELDDMNVASDFYDALDAEVEELLADAARRAEENDRKTVQPRDL from the coding sequence ATGGCAGACCTAATCGTCAAAGCCGCCGTGAAGGAAGAGCTCGATGACATGAACGTGGCCTCGGACTTCTACGATGCACTCGACGCGGAAGTCGAAGAGCTGCTCGCCGACGCAGCCCGACGCGCCGAGGAGAACGACCGGAAGACGGTCCAGCCGCGCGACCTGTAA
- the rpiA gene encoding ribose-5-phosphate isomerase RpiA, giving the protein MKQGGSDAAKRAAGEAAAEEVADGMVVGLGTGSTAAHAIRAIGRQVDAGLDVAGVPTSFQSRELAREAGIPLVDLDEASVDLAIDGADEVADGDLVKGGGAAHAREKIVDASADRFLVVADPTKEAETLSYPVPLEVLPSARTTVAESVRDFGGDPDLRRAERKDGPVVTDNGNLVLDCAFGEISDPGALAADLASLPGVVEHGLFVGLADAVYVGTEDGVTVHELSE; this is encoded by the coding sequence ATGAAACAGGGCGGTTCCGACGCGGCGAAACGCGCGGCGGGCGAGGCGGCGGCCGAGGAAGTGGCGGACGGCATGGTCGTCGGTCTCGGAACGGGGAGCACCGCGGCCCACGCCATCCGGGCCATCGGCCGCCAGGTCGACGCCGGACTCGACGTGGCGGGCGTGCCGACCTCCTTCCAGTCCCGAGAACTCGCCCGCGAGGCGGGCATCCCGCTCGTCGACCTCGACGAGGCGAGCGTCGACCTCGCCATCGACGGGGCCGACGAGGTGGCCGACGGCGACCTCGTGAAAGGCGGCGGGGCGGCCCACGCCCGCGAGAAAATCGTCGACGCGAGCGCCGACCGCTTCCTCGTCGTCGCCGACCCGACCAAAGAGGCCGAGACGCTGTCGTACCCGGTTCCACTCGAAGTGCTCCCGTCCGCCCGGACCACCGTCGCCGAGTCGGTCCGGGACTTCGGCGGCGACCCCGACCTCCGCCGGGCCGAGCGCAAGGACGGGCCGGTCGTCACCGACAACGGCAACCTCGTGCTGGACTGCGCGTTCGGCGAGATTTCCGACCCCGGCGCGCTGGCGGCGGACCTCGCATCGCTCCCGGGCGTCGTCGAACACGGCCTGTTCGTCGGCCTCGCCGACGCCGTCTACGTCGGGACCGAGGACGGGGTCACCGTTCACGAACTGTCGGAATAG
- the glmM gene encoding phosphoglucosamine mutase, which translates to MTLFGTSGIRGPVGETVTADLALSVGRALGVDSDRVVVGRDPRASGEYLQSALVAGLRESGTDVVDVGVASTPTVGRAVGWRDADAGVSVTASHNPPEDNGLKLWQPSGQAFDTERRETIEERIAADAFDPAAWDAVGALDSWDARARHAEALRAEVDGDSLDRHVIVDVGNGAGGVTVGVLQSLGCRVETLNAQQDGAFPGRPSEPTPENCQSLATLVAQSDADVGIAHDGDADRMRAVAADGTYLTGDALLALFARDAADPGERVAVPVDTSLAVADYLAEIDVDVEYTPVGDVYVAEAASEPGVAFGGEPSGAWIWPDRTLCPDGPLAAIRAVALDAERPLADRLADVPTYPIRRDSVEVAEKGAVMDRVRAQVAETYDDVTTLDGVRVDLGDAWFLLRASGTQSLVRVTAEARDADRADAVLSTARDLLADARSA; encoded by the coding sequence ATGACACTGTTCGGGACGAGCGGTATCCGCGGCCCCGTGGGCGAGACGGTCACCGCCGACCTCGCGCTGTCGGTCGGGCGAGCGCTGGGCGTCGACAGCGACCGGGTCGTCGTCGGTCGGGACCCACGTGCGAGCGGCGAGTACCTCCAGTCGGCGCTGGTCGCTGGTCTGCGCGAGAGCGGGACCGACGTGGTCGACGTGGGCGTGGCGTCGACGCCGACGGTCGGGCGGGCGGTCGGGTGGCGCGACGCCGACGCGGGCGTCTCCGTCACCGCGAGCCACAACCCCCCGGAAGACAACGGCCTCAAACTGTGGCAACCCTCCGGACAGGCGTTCGACACCGAGCGCCGAGAGACTATCGAGGAGCGAATCGCCGCCGACGCCTTCGACCCTGCCGCGTGGGACGCCGTCGGCGCGCTGGACTCGTGGGACGCCCGCGCCCGTCACGCCGAGGCGCTCCGGGCCGAAGTCGACGGCGACTCGCTGGACCGCCACGTGATAGTGGACGTGGGCAACGGGGCCGGGGGTGTCACCGTCGGCGTCCTCCAGTCGCTCGGGTGTCGCGTCGAGACGCTGAACGCCCAACAGGACGGCGCGTTCCCGGGCCGCCCGAGCGAACCGACGCCGGAGAACTGCCAGTCGCTGGCGACGCTGGTGGCCCAGTCGGACGCCGACGTGGGCATCGCCCACGACGGGGACGCCGACCGGATGCGAGCGGTGGCGGCCGACGGCACGTATCTGACCGGCGACGCTCTCTTGGCGCTGTTCGCGCGGGACGCCGCCGACCCCGGCGAGCGAGTGGCCGTCCCCGTGGACACGAGTCTCGCCGTCGCGGACTACCTCGCGGAGATAGACGTGGACGTGGAGTACACCCCGGTCGGTGACGTGTACGTCGCGGAGGCGGCCAGCGAACCGGGCGTCGCCTTCGGCGGCGAACCCAGCGGCGCGTGGATTTGGCCCGACCGGACGCTGTGTCCCGACGGCCCGTTGGCGGCGATTCGGGCCGTCGCGCTCGACGCCGAGCGACCGCTGGCCGACAGACTCGCGGACGTGCCGACCTACCCCATCCGCCGGGACAGCGTCGAGGTTGCCGAGAAGGGCGCGGTCATGGACCGCGTTCGAGCGCAAGTCGCCGAGACGTACGACGACGTGACGACCTTAGACGGCGTCCGCGTGGACCTCGGGGACGCGTGGTTCCTCCTGCGAGCGAGCGGGACCCAGTCGCTGGTTCGGGTCACCGCCGAGGCGAGAGACGCCGACCGGGCCGACGCGGTGCTGTCGACGGCGCGAGACCTGTTGGCCGACGCGCGGTCGGCGTAG
- a CDS encoding DUF7563 family protein, whose product MPECQNCGNFVTADYARVFTPNGVDKPRVCPQCEDKIRDGASVREARSTRRR is encoded by the coding sequence ATGCCGGAATGCCAGAACTGTGGTAATTTTGTAACGGCGGATTACGCGCGTGTCTTTACGCCAAACGGGGTCGACAAGCCACGGGTCTGCCCGCAGTGCGAAGACAAGATTCGCGACGGGGCCAGCGTCCGGGAGGCCCGGTCGACGCGGCGACGGTAA
- a CDS encoding DUF7090 family protein: MEYTLAIDNTPDTVEGGTGILLLHPSTGETDRLDTDFLSTDTDAMLVISTRTTAREVKQKLEYYEVDEDSATILDTLSVERGYTRRQSENVRYASAPDDTAGIVEETEAFLREHDGKLRVSFDSLTELIYYADEERALAAVEDILELLDQYDAVGMFHLAEGVHDEDTVTAFRDLFDGVVELGEDGTVTSEF; encoded by the coding sequence ATGGAGTATACGCTGGCCATCGACAACACGCCAGACACCGTCGAGGGCGGGACCGGTATCCTCTTGTTGCACCCGAGTACCGGCGAGACGGACCGACTGGACACGGACTTCCTCTCGACAGACACCGACGCGATGCTGGTCATCTCGACCCGGACGACCGCTCGCGAGGTCAAACAGAAGTTGGAGTACTACGAAGTCGACGAGGACTCGGCGACGATTCTCGACACGCTCTCTGTCGAACGGGGCTACACCCGACGGCAGTCCGAGAACGTCCGCTACGCCTCCGCACCCGACGACACGGCGGGCATCGTCGAGGAGACGGAGGCGTTCCTGCGCGAACACGACGGCAAGCTCCGCGTGAGTTTCGACTCGCTGACCGAACTCATCTACTACGCCGACGAGGAACGGGCGCTCGCGGCCGTCGAGGACATCCTCGAACTCTTAGACCAGTACGACGCCGTCGGGATGTTCCACCTCGCGGAGGGCGTCCACGACGAGGACACCGTCACGGCGTTCCGGGACCTGTTCGACGGCGTCGTCGAACTCGGGGAAGACGGCACCGTCACCAGCGAGTTCTGA
- a CDS encoding DUF2391 family protein yields MRRRRRYRVADTAQQVVGGFLLAGPFVVTEEVWVLAANMTTYHAGLVATIVFAIGYGALYKADVDRDIDREAEVGGVPVRFVSLMTVSFGSVAVLAMVFTAPEAFLVEGGILPDPTTTELAVTTLKAVSVGAMFSVVGAATADSVF; encoded by the coding sequence ATGCGACGCCGCCGCCGCTATCGAGTCGCGGACACCGCCCAGCAGGTCGTGGGAGGATTCCTGCTGGCTGGCCCGTTCGTCGTCACCGAGGAGGTGTGGGTGCTGGCGGCGAATATGACGACGTACCACGCCGGACTCGTCGCCACCATCGTCTTCGCCATCGGCTACGGGGCACTGTACAAGGCCGACGTGGACCGGGACATCGACCGAGAGGCCGAAGTCGGCGGCGTCCCCGTCCGCTTCGTCTCGCTGATGACCGTCTCCTTCGGGTCGGTGGCCGTCCTCGCGATGGTGTTCACCGCACCCGAGGCGTTCCTCGTCGAGGGCGGTATCCTCCCCGACCCGACGACAACGGAACTCGCCGTGACGACGCTGAAAGCCGTCTCCGTCGGCGCGATGTTCAGCGTCGTCGGGGCCGCGACGGCGGACAGCGTGTTCTGA
- a CDS encoding class I SAM-dependent methyltransferase, with the protein MSVSDEFDDWAARGKDRGMEDRHWHTAKHVLARMPVEAGDTVLDLGCGSGYAGRALKETKDAGRAYGIDASPAMAENARSYTDDPDVGFLVGDFERLPFESDSVDHCFSMEAFYYASDPHAVLGEVARVLRPGGTFHCAVNYYEENVHSHAWDDLVDVPMTRWSAAEYRRAFREAGLSVAVQDNVPDRDIEIPPASEFPTDDWETREAMVERYREYGTLVTVGVV; encoded by the coding sequence ATGAGCGTCAGCGACGAGTTCGACGACTGGGCGGCCCGCGGGAAAGACCGCGGGATGGAGGACCGCCACTGGCACACGGCCAAACACGTCCTCGCGCGGATGCCCGTCGAAGCGGGCGACACCGTCCTCGACTTGGGGTGTGGCAGCGGGTACGCGGGCCGCGCCCTCAAGGAGACGAAGGACGCGGGTCGGGCCTACGGTATCGACGCCTCGCCGGCGATGGCCGAGAACGCGCGGTCGTACACCGACGACCCCGACGTGGGCTTTCTCGTCGGGGACTTCGAACGCCTCCCGTTCGAGTCCGACAGCGTCGACCACTGCTTCTCGATGGAGGCGTTCTACTACGCGAGCGACCCTCACGCCGTCCTCGGCGAGGTGGCCCGCGTCCTGCGCCCCGGCGGCACGTTCCACTGCGCCGTGAACTACTACGAGGAGAACGTGCACTCGCACGCGTGGGACGACCTCGTCGACGTGCCGATGACTCGCTGGAGCGCCGCCGAGTACCGCCGGGCCTTCCGGGAGGCGGGCCTCTCGGTCGCGGTCCAGGACAACGTCCCCGACCGCGACATCGAGATTCCGCCCGCCAGCGAGTTCCCGACCGACGACTGGGAGACCCGCGAGGCGATGGTCGAACGCTACCGGGAGTACGGCACGCTGGTCACCGTCGGCGTCGTCTGA
- a CDS encoding AI-2E family transporter, which yields MVTRQRRYVLAGLLVLLGSLTTVLLFSVLATVFFAITVAYVLFPLSAWFVDQGLPKRVAAGLTTVIAFVGGSAILVPPVAVLYLRRRDLFRFLLELPETITIAFGEMRYTVDIQSTLVGARTVLADVAVGLASETPIIALKVVLFTILVYAMLWRPSAPGRVVYRTIPQQYHDVVTRFHERLRGTLYAIYVLQAATAFGTFLVAWAVFAVLGYRGAFALAVVAGILQFIPVVGPSVVVLAIAAAEVVVGDVVGAVLIAVLGLVLVGFLPDAVIRPRLARYTTGMPASLYFVGFTGGVLSLGLVGFIAGPVLVAMLVEAADLLAAERGPEEQVLVDDDGGQRG from the coding sequence GTGGTCACTCGACAGCGGCGGTACGTACTCGCCGGTCTGCTCGTCCTTTTGGGCAGTCTCACCACGGTCCTGCTGTTCAGCGTCTTAGCGACCGTCTTCTTCGCCATCACCGTCGCGTACGTCCTGTTCCCGCTCTCGGCGTGGTTCGTCGACCAGGGACTTCCGAAACGCGTCGCCGCGGGCCTGACGACGGTCATCGCGTTCGTCGGCGGGTCGGCTATCCTCGTCCCGCCGGTGGCGGTGCTGTACCTGCGACGACGCGACCTCTTTCGCTTCTTGCTCGAACTGCCGGAGACCATCACTATCGCGTTCGGGGAGATGCGGTACACCGTCGACATCCAGTCGACGCTGGTGGGCGCGCGGACCGTCCTCGCCGACGTGGCGGTCGGCCTCGCCAGCGAGACGCCCATCATCGCACTGAAAGTCGTCCTGTTCACCATCCTCGTCTACGCGATGCTGTGGCGGCCGAGCGCTCCGGGGCGGGTGGTGTACCGGACCATCCCACAGCAGTACCACGACGTGGTAACGCGGTTTCACGAACGCCTGCGCGGGACGCTGTACGCCATCTACGTCTTGCAGGCGGCGACGGCCTTCGGCACCTTCCTCGTCGCGTGGGCCGTCTTCGCGGTGTTGGGGTATCGGGGGGCGTTCGCGCTGGCCGTCGTCGCGGGCATCCTCCAGTTCATCCCCGTCGTCGGCCCGAGCGTCGTCGTCCTCGCCATCGCCGCCGCGGAGGTGGTCGTGGGCGACGTGGTCGGGGCGGTGCTCATCGCCGTCCTCGGCCTCGTTCTCGTCGGCTTCCTCCCCGACGCCGTCATCCGGCCCCGACTCGCCCGATACACGACCGGGATGCCCGCCAGCCTCTACTTCGTGGGCTTCACCGGCGGGGTGCTGTCGCTGGGGCTGGTCGGGTTCATCGCCGGACCGGTCCTCGTGGCCATGTTGGTCGAGGCGGCGGACCTGTTGGCCGCCGAGCGCGGGCCGGAAGAGCAAGTGCTCGTCGACGATGACGGCGGCCAGCGCGGGTGA
- a CDS encoding sulfurtransferase, whose protein sequence is MTDIVSASWVADNLADLRLVDVRDGWEYDGLGHLPGAVSVPFDRFRTGSGGEGMLPSESEWANLLGEAGITADSDVLAYDDHHGVFAARFLVTAELLGHDPANLHLLDGDFSSWQLERETTSEAPEIDPTTYAVSPPEATPLVDADAVAAATDDPDAVVVDTREDEEYAAGHIPGAVLLDWRELVDDETRGLLPREDALSVLESVGVVPEKRVVLYCNTARRISHTYVVLRHLGFENVAFYEGSLTAWEAEDRPLETGGVGE, encoded by the coding sequence ATGACAGATATCGTCTCCGCGTCGTGGGTCGCCGACAACCTGGCGGACCTGCGACTCGTCGACGTGCGCGACGGGTGGGAGTACGACGGCCTCGGCCACCTGCCGGGTGCGGTGAGCGTCCCGTTCGACCGGTTCCGGACCGGGTCCGGCGGCGAGGGGATGTTGCCGAGCGAGTCCGAGTGGGCCAACCTACTCGGCGAGGCGGGCATCACCGCCGACAGCGACGTCCTCGCCTACGACGACCATCACGGCGTCTTCGCCGCGCGCTTTCTCGTGACGGCGGAACTGCTGGGACACGACCCCGCGAATCTCCACTTACTCGACGGCGACTTCTCCAGTTGGCAACTCGAACGCGAGACGACGAGCGAAGCGCCCGAAATCGACCCGACGACGTACGCCGTCTCGCCGCCCGAGGCGACGCCGCTGGTCGACGCCGACGCTGTCGCCGCGGCCACGGACGACCCCGACGCCGTCGTCGTCGACACCCGCGAGGACGAGGAGTACGCAGCGGGCCACATCCCCGGTGCGGTCCTCTTGGACTGGCGGGAACTCGTCGACGACGAGACCCGCGGCCTGCTCCCGCGCGAGGACGCCCTCTCGGTCCTCGAATCGGTGGGCGTCGTCCCCGAGAAGCGCGTCGTCCTCTACTGCAACACCGCCCGGCGCATCAGCCACACCTACGTCGTTCTCCGGCATCTGGGCTTCGAGAACGTCGCGTTCTACGAGGGAAGCCTGACAGCGTGGGAGGCCGAGGACCGACCGCTGGAGACGGGCGGAGTCGGGGAGTAA
- a CDS encoding sulfurtransferase, whose amino-acid sequence MTDYANDVLVSADWVSEHLDEFQSDDAAHRLVEVDVDTELYDESHIPGAIGFNWETQLQDQTTRDILTKEDFEDLLGSHGISEDSTVVLYGDNSNWFAAYTYWQFKYYGHDDVKLLDGGREYWVENDYELTDEVPEFDAVDYEAAGPRESLRAYREDVENAIERELPLVDVRSPEEFSGEILAPPGLQETAQRGGHVPGAKNISWAAVTNDDGTFKTRDELEALYAEEGIDGDSTVVAYCRIGERSSVAWFALHELLGYDDAINYDGSWTEWGNLVGAPIEKGN is encoded by the coding sequence ATGACTGATTACGCCAACGACGTGCTCGTCTCGGCCGACTGGGTCAGCGAGCATCTGGACGAGTTCCAGAGCGACGACGCCGCCCACCGTCTCGTAGAGGTGGACGTCGACACGGAACTGTACGACGAGAGCCACATCCCCGGTGCCATCGGCTTCAACTGGGAGACACAACTGCAGGACCAGACCACACGCGACATCCTCACGAAAGAGGACTTCGAGGACCTGCTGGGTTCGCACGGCATCAGCGAGGACTCCACCGTCGTCCTGTACGGTGACAACTCCAACTGGTTCGCCGCCTACACCTACTGGCAGTTCAAGTACTACGGTCACGACGACGTGAAACTGCTCGACGGCGGCCGCGAGTACTGGGTCGAGAACGACTACGAACTCACCGACGAAGTGCCCGAGTTCGACGCCGTCGACTACGAGGCGGCCGGACCGCGCGAGTCCCTCCGCGCCTACCGCGAGGACGTCGAGAACGCCATCGAGCGCGAACTGCCCCTCGTCGACGTTCGCTCGCCCGAGGAGTTCTCCGGCGAGATTCTCGCACCCCCGGGACTGCAGGAGACGGCCCAGCGCGGCGGCCACGTCCCCGGCGCGAAGAACATCTCGTGGGCGGCCGTGACCAACGACGACGGCACGTTCAAGACCCGCGACGAACTCGAAGCACTCTACGCCGAGGAAGGCATCGACGGTGACTCTACCGTCGTCGCCTACTGCCGCATCGGCGAGCGCTCCTCCGTCGCCTGGTTCGCGCTCCACGAACTGCTCGGCTACGACGACGCCATCAACTACGACGGGTCGTGGACCGAGTGGGGCAACCTCGTCGGCGCGCCCATCGAGAAGGGCAACTAA
- a CDS encoding PAS domain S-box protein has protein sequence MTEESQSRAQSDAREQVYEAFADRTRAFGDAVETALTAGTRRLSVELGFLTRIHDGTQHIEYAVGDHDGIRPGQQCPLEEAYCRRTVATDGHLSVQDAQASAAVSEAAYDAFGLGSYIGCPVTADGEVYGTVCFADADPRATPFSEAEELFVELLAGLVGQAIERREHERLREERTAELRAEKRRLAGIAETSFDVLFQVGAGGRFTYVSQAAEHVLGYDPETLVGDEFTTYLRPVASVAAVDAYERVLAGEAVQGLQLTFAHRDGSDVVVEVNATPVVEDGEVTAIQGVGRDVTDRRDREARLRMQTRAMDEAEMPITIADATTPDNEIIYANRAFETVTGYTASQIRGRNCRILQGPETDPEAVATLRDGIENSRSVTTELVNYRRDGTPFWSRVTVTPIANDDGVTTHYVGFQQDVTDRKRTAQLIGLLNRVLRHNLRNELTVIHGYTEFVEERPEDVDVVSGIRRPVKRLVALSERAHELETYARRDRKPERLWPCDIVETVAEAHRERFPEATVRVDVDADCGVCVGREIERAVSELVTNALEHAPSSDTAVDVRVRRDGEWVEIAVADDGPGIPEIEATVVETGEETPLQHGTGLGLWLVNWIVTQYGGSFQLAGDDGTVATLRLPAIEDGQSVADAARRPTVLFR, from the coding sequence ATGACTGAGGAGTCGCAATCCCGAGCGCAGTCCGACGCCCGGGAGCAGGTGTACGAGGCGTTCGCCGACCGAACCCGCGCGTTCGGAGACGCGGTCGAGACGGCGCTCACGGCGGGCACTCGCCGACTGAGCGTCGAGTTGGGGTTTCTGACGCGGATTCACGACGGGACACAGCACATCGAATACGCCGTCGGCGACCACGACGGTATCCGGCCCGGACAGCAGTGTCCGCTGGAGGAGGCGTACTGTCGGCGGACCGTCGCCACCGACGGCCACCTGAGCGTGCAGGACGCACAGGCGTCGGCGGCGGTCTCGGAGGCGGCCTACGACGCGTTCGGCCTCGGGTCGTACATCGGGTGTCCGGTGACCGCCGACGGCGAGGTGTACGGCACGGTCTGCTTCGCCGACGCCGACCCGCGAGCGACGCCGTTTTCCGAGGCCGAGGAACTGTTCGTCGAACTGCTCGCCGGACTGGTCGGCCAGGCCATCGAACGCCGGGAGCACGAGCGCCTGCGCGAGGAGCGGACCGCCGAACTCCGCGCGGAGAAGCGCCGCTTGGCGGGCATCGCGGAGACGAGTTTCGACGTTCTCTTTCAGGTGGGTGCGGGGGGACGGTTCACCTACGTCTCGCAGGCGGCTGAGCACGTCCTCGGGTACGACCCCGAGACGCTCGTCGGCGACGAGTTCACGACGTACCTCCGGCCGGTCGCGTCCGTCGCCGCCGTCGACGCGTACGAACGCGTCCTCGCCGGGGAGGCGGTCCAGGGACTCCAACTCACGTTCGCACACCGCGACGGGAGCGACGTGGTCGTGGAGGTGAACGCGACGCCGGTCGTCGAGGACGGCGAAGTCACCGCGATACAGGGCGTCGGCCGCGACGTGACGGACCGCCGCGACCGGGAGGCGCGACTCCGGATGCAGACCCGAGCGATGGACGAGGCGGAGATGCCGATAACCATCGCGGACGCGACGACGCCGGACAACGAGATTATCTACGCTAACCGCGCGTTCGAGACGGTCACGGGCTACACGGCGTCGCAGATTCGGGGGCGCAACTGCCGTATCCTGCAGGGGCCGGAGACCGACCCCGAGGCCGTCGCGACGCTCCGGGACGGCATCGAGAACTCCCGGTCGGTCACGACGGAACTGGTCAATTACAGACGTGACGGGACCCCCTTCTGGAGCCGCGTCACCGTCACGCCGATAGCGAACGACGACGGCGTGACCACCCACTACGTCGGCTTCCAGCAGGACGTGACCGACCGCAAGCGGACGGCCCAACTCATCGGCCTGCTGAACCGCGTCCTCCGGCACAATCTCCGGAACGAACTGACGGTCATCCACGGCTATACCGAGTTCGTCGAGGAACGGCCGGAGGATGTCGACGTGGTATCGGGTATCCGCCGCCCCGTCAAGCGGTTGGTCGCGCTGAGCGAACGCGCCCACGAACTCGAAACCTACGCCCGACGGGACCGCAAGCCCGAGCGACTGTGGCCGTGCGACATCGTCGAGACGGTCGCCGAGGCGCACCGCGAGCGATTCCCCGAGGCGACGGTTCGCGTCGACGTCGACGCAGACTGCGGCGTCTGTGTGGGCCGAGAAATCGAGCGCGCCGTCTCGGAACTGGTGACGAACGCGCTCGAACACGCCCCGTCGTCCGACACTGCGGTCGATGTTCGCGTCCGGCGGGACGGCGAGTGGGTCGAAATCGCAGTCGCGGACGACGGCCCGGGCATTCCCGAGATAGAGGCGACAGTCGTCGAGACGGGCGAGGAGACGC